Proteins encoded together in one Porites lutea chromosome 2, jaPorLute2.1, whole genome shotgun sequence window:
- the LOC140928839 gene encoding uncharacterized protein isoform X1: MADSRPTMSLKNLLSKVPALLPSTEEAWPKQAPKEDAPAHHLEASYRNSPLYSATSRPTLDEFLRTNYLMIPEFVKQVNEAKKASGIEESEKDVQSTACCEQSLKETTHSVHFLAEQNTGKDVENKQGAVKLTEEIEISRTITGGEKSTLNSQKQITSEEIEVPPPQKPKPRVKKVMKGGCLVIIPAPQPRNRSVHNTPTSGENIIKSDKATVTSADRKQLENHPKEALKEKNFENTNGSQARLKDVDQKSSSVHPKEGKQHLQSDILSGEHKQKPVTLASFCDTDIMEESSQDPVRSPSKKRASVCKEGDKSLHSRDIQDKEPVIEISNGHCVTSQKEEVNKNSGEILLKIKNLPAKRGDLPQEPKKSNVISSKAVTEKTDRNYEKNAALLATDPEEISIGNKLIDNLQDEVVVKPANKERDHVEEREDDSVEGLRMNQEKIDIDDKHSTSEDGVLYGNNHFCDDLTSVYVEGHDVTTANDGNNSETANGSSMCNYDKSDDGDRDGDDGDRDDDDDDNDESGNIHDDEGSTKYTEKDKDDNETSDDEDHDDCNGQGGEESVSTNGKISVKVSEDEYAELVMDDTNSDGEDEGDDFNPRDSDDDSDEEEGEIKSDYEPEDMHLNSDTEDCTGGITFYQDTTQRKSKNHFRNMQRKKRKAKNQRKKASRKRAKAEKKAINERITRSKSSDPNSKIANDKGKHIQAAASQSSAIRDRPKNLASLNKRETSEMLLKQQSVHTTTQTKSTDQNTSQEGSLNKPPGQSQSEQGSLLSLVSSYAVDCTVAASEKLALKRSRGGQHAKKLKKAKRKAAAWERIRKGEPHPRTRTAPKPICGYYIHGKWQPMFLPS; this comes from the exons ATGGCAGATTCACGACCTACAATGTCTTTGAAGAATCTTTTATCCAAGGTTCCAGCCCTCCTTCCTTCAACCGAAGAAGCATGGCCTAAACAGGCGCCAAAAGAAGACGCCCCAGCTCATCATTTGGAGGCAAGCTACAGAAATTCACCTCTGTACTCGGCTACCTCTCGGCCAACACTGGACGAGTTTTTACGGACAAATTACTTAATGATTCCTGAATTTGTGAAACAAGTGAATGAGGCAAAGAAAGCATCAGGGATCGAAGAAAGTGAAAAAGATGTGCAAAGTACTGCATGTTGTGAACaaagtttgaaagaaacaaCACACTCTGTTCATTTCCTTGCTGAGCAGAATACAGGAAAAGATGTCGAAAATAAACAAGGAGCAGTGAAACTAACAGAAGAAATAGAAATAAGTAGAACAATAACGGGTGGTGAGAAATCCACTTTAAATTCACAAAAGCAGATCACCTCTGAAGAAATAGAGGTTCCACctcctcaaaaaccaaaaccaagAGTCAAAAAGGTTATGAAAGGGGGATGCTTGGTAATCATCCCTGCCCCCCAACCCAGGAATAGATCAGTACACAATACACCAACATCTGgagaaaatattattaaaagtGATAAAGCTACTGTTACTTCAGCAGACCGCAAGCAACTGGAGAATCATCCCAAAGAAGCAttaaaagagaagaattttgaGAATACCAATGGAAGTCAGGCTAGACTGAAAGATGTTGATCAAAAATCCAGTAGCGTGCACCCTAAGGAAGGCAAGCAACATTTACAATCCGACATTTTGTCAGGGGAACATAAGCAAAAACCAGTGACATTAGCCAGTTTTTGTGATACTGATATTATGGAAGAAAGTTCACAAGATCCAGTTAGAAGTCCATCAAAAAAAAGAGCTTCAGTGTGTAAAGAAGGAGATAAATCTTTGCATAGCAGGGACATTCAGGATAAAGAGCCTGTGATTGAAATTTCAAATGGGCACTGTGTCACCAGCCAAAAAGAAGAGGTCAATAAAAACTCGGGAGAGATTttgcttaaaataaaaaatcttcCTGCAAAGAGGGGAGACCTTCCACAAGAGCCAAAAAAGAGTAACGTTATCTCCAGTAAGGCTGTCACTGAAAAGACTGACAGGAATTATGAGAAAAATGCAGCACTTTTGGCTACAGATCCTGAGGAAATAAGTATCGGGAATAAGCTTATAGACAATCTACAGGATGAAGTGGTGGTGAAACCTGCAAACAAAGAAAGAGACCATGTTGAGGAAAGAGAAGATGATAGTGTTGAAGGTCTTAGGATGAATcaagaaaaaattgacattgatGACAAGCATTCTACCTCTGAAGATGGAGTCCTCTACGGAAATAATCACTTTTGTGATGATTTAACAAGTGTTTATGTGGAAGGCCATGATGTTACCACAGCCAATGATGGCAATAACAGTGAAACTGCTAATGGCAGTTCTATGTGCAACTATGATAAAAGTGATGATGGTGACcgtgatggtgatgatggtgaccgtgatgatgatgatgatgacaatgatgaaagTGGTAATATACATGATGACGAAGGTAGTACTAAATATACTGAGAAGGATAAGGATGATAACGAGACAAGTGATGATGAGGATCATGATGATTGTAATGGACAGGGAGGAGAGGAAAGTGTCAGCACAAATGGTAAGATTTCTGTCAAGGTAAGCGAAGATGAGTATGCTGAGCTGGTAATGGATGACACAAACTCTGACGGAGAAGATGAGGGAGATGATTTTAATCCTAGGGACAGCGATGATGACTCTGATGAAGAGGAGGGTGAAATCAAAAGTGACTATGAACCAGAAGACATGCATCTGAATTCTGATACTGAAGACTGTACTGGGGGAATAACATTTTATCAAGATACcacacaaagaaaaagtaaaaaccaTTTCAGGAACATGCAAAGAAAAAAGCGAAAGGCAAAAAATCAGAGAAAGAAAGCTTCTCGGAAAAGAGCCAAAGCTGAAAAGAAG GCTATCAATGAAAGAATTACCCGAAGTAAGAGCTCTGATCCAAATAGCAAGATAGCAAATGACAAAGGCAAACACATACAGGCAGCCGCATCTCAGTCATCTGCAATCAGAGACAGACCAAAGAATCTAGCTTCATTGAATAAACGGGAGACTTCAGAGATGTTGCTAAAACAACAGTCAGTACATACAACAACTCAAACCAAATCAACTGATCAGAACACGTCACAGGAAGGGTCACTAAACAAACCACCAGGACAGAGTCAATCAGAGCAGGGATCACTGTTGTCATTAGTGTCATCTTATGCTGTGGATTGTACAGTGGCAGCTAGTGAAAAG TTGGCACTTAAGAGAAGCAGAGGTGGCCAGCACGCCAAGAAgttaaagaaagcaaaaagaaaagctgCTGCTTGGGAGAGAATACGAAAAGGAGAGCCTCATCCTAGGACAAGAACTGCTCCTAAACCTATTTGTGGCTACTACATCCATGGAAAAT